The following DNA comes from Acidicapsa ligni.
TCCGGAGATTGCGAAGGCTTCCGGAATGCACGAAGTTCCCGGCCAGCCAGGAGTCAAGGTACCGTTTTATCGCCAGTCGATGCGGGAGATTTCTACGAAGCTGCATCGGGATTTACCGGCTACGCGCATGTGGTCTTACGGTGGGTCTGTTCCGGGCGTGACGTTTGAGACTCGAAGCGGACAGGGCCTGTTAGTGGAGTGGACGAACGCGTTGCCAGCGAAGCATTTTCTGCCGATCGATCATTCGCTGCACGGGGCCGAAAAGGGAAGTCCCGAAGTGCGAGGTGTTGTGCATCTGCATGGTGGCAAGACTCCGCCTGAGCATGATGGGTATCCAGAGGATTGGTATGTGCCGGGTAAGTCGCGGAGTTACTACTATCCCAATGAGCAGGATGCGACGCTGCTGTGGTATCACGATCATTCGATGGGCATCAACCGGTTGAACATCTATGCGGGGATGCTGGGGTTGCATGTGATTCGCGATGAGGTTGAGGATGCGCTGCATCTGCCAAGCGGAAAGTATGAGGTTCCGCTGGTGATCATGGATCGCGATTTACACGAGGACGGGCAGTTGAGTTATCCGGTGTCGGCTGATCCAGATAAGCCCTGGGTGCCGGAGGCTTTTGGTGCGGCGCAGTTGGTGAATGGCAAGCTGTTTCCATATCTGGATGTGGAGGCGCGGAAGTATCGCTTTCGAGTATTGAATGGAGCGAACGGGAGATTCTATCGGCTTTCTCTTTCAGAGGGAGTTGAGATGCATCAGATCGGTTCGGATCAGGGGTTGCTGGCTGGCCCGGTGGCTATGAAGCATGTGCAGCTTGCTCCGGGAGAGCGCGTGGATCTGGTGGTGGATTTTGCGGGACATCGGGGCGCGAAGATTTTGTTGGCGAGCGATTCTTTTCCGCTGATGCAGTTTCGAGTGGGGGCGGATGAGGTTCACGATGCGAGTGAGTTGCCTAAGACGCTGCGGCCGGTAGCGCGGATTGCGGAGAACTCTTCGGTGATGACGCGGCGGCTCACACTCGATGAGACGGAGAGCATGGTGGGCGAGTCCATGGGGATGCTGTTGAATAAAACTCCGTGGCATATGCCGATTACCGAGAAGCCGGTGCTTGGTTCGACTGAGATATGGGAGTTTGTGAATCTTACGGATGATACGCATCCGATCCATCTGCACATGGTGAAGTTTCAGGTGTTGGATCGCAGGCCGTTCGAGGCTTTTGAATATATGACTGCCGGGACGCTGCGGTATACGGGGGCGGTGATGGCTCCTGATGCGAATGAGATGGGATGGAAGGACACGGTTCGCGTAAATGCGAAGACTGTTACTCGGATTATTGTCCCCTTTGTTGGGTATCCGGGGCGGTACGTCTGGCACTGTCACCTGCTGGAGCATGAAGACAACGAAATGATGCGGCCTTATGAGGTAGTCAAGGCTTAGAGGGGCTGGACGCAACAACGGCCTGTGCATGGATATGCGCAGGCCGTTGCTGGGTGATCTGTTGGGATTGGCTTTTGACTAAGGCACTCGCGCTTTGGCGAAGGCCAGTGGCCCGGCGGGTATTTTCGTCGGGACTTACTCTGGGGCTTGGGCGCGATGCCCTAGGCCTCAGTCACCTCACGTTGATCGATACATTGGTACGAACAACTGTCTGAATTCATAGGCTGGATCATCCTCCTTTCCCGTGTAGGTTGAAATTAATCCTGGGGGTGGGGCGAAGTCAAGTGGCCGGGGCGAACAGGTGGAGAACCTGACCCCCAGGGGGGCTATGTAGGTGTTTCTTCGTTGGAGGCCGTTTTGAGTTCCTGGAGGAGATTGCGGCGGATTTTGGGTTCGATGGGGCGTGCGTTGTAGGCAACCTGCGCTACGTAGGTGAGGCGGGTGCCGTCCTCGATTCGGATAGCGCCGATGAGCATGCCGTGAGCGATGCAGGCGAGGAAATCGCGAATGTTTTCTGCTCCGGAAAGTGCGGGCAAGGCTCGACGGTAGGCTTTTTCGGCTTGTTGCACTGCGTCGAATTTCAGTTCGCCGCTTGTAGCGGCTTTTTCGAGGGCGTTCCCGTAGGCATTGCAGCATTGCGTGACTGCCGGGTTGCCGGTGGTTGGATCGGTTGCGGCACCGGTGAGGTCGGGAGGCTCGGGAGGCGGAATCTGGCTTACCTTAAGCAGGAGCTGGTCGAGGGTCGTCCTGGAATTGATCTTTGGGTAGCCGACAGGGAGAGTTGTATCCGGCATCGAAGTTGCTCCTGGGATGGTTTCTGGGATGGTCTGAGGTTCATTGCATCTCCAGCTTCGATTTTGCGCGTTTGCGCGGTAATTCTATGCAACTGCGGGAAGGGGATTGTCTGTCTGGTTTGGTTTTGAAATCGTGCTCGATCGTTAGGCGGCGAAGGTCTTGCGGCGGTTTGCCAGGTCGCCGAGCCCGGCGAGGAGACCGTCGATGGATATGTCCTCGTCGAGAGCCTCCCAATGGAGGCCGCGGGGACTGAGAACTACCTGCTCGCGCTGCTCGGGGGTACTGTTCCGGAGGCGCGGAAACCATGCCAGCGGCACTCCCAGGACGCGGCCGTCGCTCAGGTCTACCCAGAAGCTATCTTCGTCAAAGTGGATTCGGGTTGGGCTAACGGAAGAATTCATTCCAACTCTTCTCGAAGATTTCCAGCACAGGATAGGTTTCGCATAGTGTAGCTTATCGATTCGCTGGATTGGATCGAGATTTTTGATAAGCAAAGCGGAGTGTTAGTTGGAGTGTTTCATGTGCGGGCTGAAGCCCGCACCTATCCAGGGCTTGGGGCGCTGGTCTATTGGGATTCTGTTCTGGTGTGAACTGCCCACATCTCAGAATTGAGATGTGGGGCATCTGGCTAATTGCTATAGACGAGATAGTCGTTCAAGTTAGAAGTGGTAGATGAGGTCTGTGGCTAGAGTCAGTTGGCCGTGGAGGTGGCCTTGATCGTAGGCTGGCTGGTCCCAGGCGTGTTCGTATCGGAGTTCGGGGCGGAGTTGGATGGTGGTGCCTATCCAGTGGCCCCACATGATTGTGTTCTCTGAGTAGCGTGTGGCGTAGCCGGTGCGCTGGCCTTTTTTGTCGTTGAGAAAATCGGCGCGGAAGGCGAGGAAGTTATGCGGCGATAGCTCCTTTTGCAGGGAGGTGTCGGCGGCGTATTCGGGGGCGGTGCAGCGCGGTTCCCCGACGAGGCAGAAGGCGGGGTTGGCTCCGGCCTCGGGCTTGATGGGACCGTTGATGCGGGGCACGTCGCGCTCGTACATGTACCAGGTTTCGCTGGCAGCGTGGAGCGACTTTGAGAACTTGTGATACCAGGTGGCGTCGTATTGCTGAATGTTGTTGAAGGCGTATTTGGCGTCGTTGATTCCGTTGGCGCAGACGTAGAGATTGTCGTTCACCGAGTGGGTGGTGTAGCTGACGCAGGCGGTCAGGGACGGTTTGGCGTCGCGGGTCCAGATGGCTACGTCGTGGCTGCCGGTGAGCCCGAGTTGAACGAGCCACTGATCGTTGATCTTTGTGGTGGCCAGGATGCCGGTGTCGGTGAAGGGGTCGATGGAGTAGAGGAGCGAGTGGCTGAAGAGATAGTTGTTGGGTGCGAGCTGGGCTTCGACGCCGGGGATGGAGATGAAGCGGCCGATGCGTATGTCGGTGCCCTGCCCGATCTTCGGCAGATAGATATCGAGATATTCGAGGGCGGGGTCGAATCCATATTGGCGATGGAGGTCGAGCCACTGGTGGCTGAAGTAGCCTTTGGCGGTGGTGAAACGGTAGTCGGCGCCGTAAAGGGCGGTGATGTGGAATCCCCAGTCGATGTGGGCGGTTTGGACGGAGTCAGGCAGGCGCTCGATGTAGAGGACGGCCTGGCTTAGTTCGAGGCGATTGGCATAGACGTCGTTGGCCTCGGGGGCGTTGGTGCGGGATGAGGAGCTGTAGTTGACGGAGGGTTCGAGCCAGCCGTAGATCTTGGTGCGGCTGCTGGCGTTGTTGATCGCGGTGGATAGGGGATAGCTGGCGGTGTCGGGTTCGCCGAGGACGGGCGATCCGCCGTAGGACCAGTCGCTGTTGGGGAAGGGTGGGGAATCGAGTGGGGATGGGAGGCCGCGGCGGGCTGGTGGCTGTGTTGCCGGGGCTGTTGGATTTGGCGGTGTGGGGTGCCAGTCCTGGCGATAGTAGTTGGCCCAGCGGGCGAAGAAGTTGGGGTTCGCTGCGGTGGGTTTGGGGGCGTCGGGGAGTGGCTGCTGGGTCGAGGCTGATGCTGAAAACAATGAAAATAAGAAGAGGCAGGGGAGCAGGTGCGAGACGTGCTTGATGTATTGGATTTTAGGCATGCGGAGCGGCATTATTGCTGGCCTTGGCTGAGTATAGGTCTGAAAACCGTAAGGGAGGCGTTAGTTTTCATTTAATGGGTTTCTGTGTGGTGGTGGCTAACAGCAGATTCCCTGCGGGAATGACAGCCAGAAATGCAAAGGCAAGGGCAACAGCTAACAGCAGCAACGGCAAAAGGCAACGGCAACCGCAACGGTTACCAGCTGTGGAGCCAGCCTTCTTCTTCGCCTATGTTTACTTTTGTGCCTAGCAGGTCGGATAGGACGGGGGCGGTCAGGAGTTTTTCGCGGGGGCCGTCGTCCAGGATTCTGCCCTGGCGCATGAGGATGATGCGGTCGATTTCCGGGGGGATGTCGCCGAGGTGGTGAGTGACCAATACGAGGCCTGTGCCCTGATGCATGAGGCTGCGCATGGTATCGCGGAGGTTGCGCTGGGCGGCGAGATCGAGGGCGTTCGATGGCTCGTCGAGGAGGAGCTGGCTGGGGCGGTGGACGAGGGCGCGGGCGATCATGATGCGGCGCTTTTCTCCGGCGGACATTTCTCCTACGAGCTGGGTGGCCAGGTGGGTTGAGCCGGCTCGGCCCTGGACGCGCTCGATGGCTTCGGCGGCGCGGAGGCGCATTTCTTCGGTGACAATGAGGTTGGGCCAGAGGCTGCTGGCGGAGAAGAATCCGGCGATGACGCAATCGAGGCCGCTGGTGAGGGGCGTACGCTGGTCGGAGTGCTTGAAGGGCAGGTCGGCGGAGACTACTCCGAAGTGCTGGCGGAGCTGGGTGAGATCCCAGCGAGGGCGGCCGAAGATGCTGACTTCCATGCCGGGGACGACGATGGGGTAGAGTTCGCAAGTCATGGTGCGAATGAGGGTGGATTTGCCGCAGCCGTTGGCGCCGAGGATGGCTACGTGTTCTCCGGTATGGATGGTGAGGTTGATGTCGTGGAGGACGATGCTTTCGCCAAGGGCTACGTTGACGTTGGTCATCTTGAGGAAGGGGTGCGCGCTGACGGATTTGGTTTCGGGCATCATCTCATTTGTTAGAGTAAACGGGATGGTTGGGTGAAATCCCGTATCTCAAGAGCGAGACATGGGATACCCGGATTCGTTGAGTTGGATATTCGGATTTATTGAGGATAGAACTTCGTGATGAGTGATGTTTCTGGTTTTTTGATTCCGGCGGGGTTTCGGTTTGCGGCTGTGAAAGCTGGACTGAAGGCGAGTGGACGAACGGATTTTTCGGTGATTGTGGCTGAATCCGCGACGGGCGAGGCGGTGAGTGCTGCTGCGTTGTTTACGGCGAATAAGGTCACGGCCGCCCCGCTGACGGTGGATAAGGCGCATCTGCGTGCTACTGGCGGCAAGGTGCGGGTGGTGGCGATCAATGCGGGCAATGCGAATTGCGCTGCGGGGCAGGCGGGACTGGATGCTGCGTATGCGACGTGCGCTGCTGCGGCGACTGAGTTTGGCTGCATGCCGGAAGAGGTTTTTCCTTCTTCTACGGGAGTTATCGGAGTGCCGCTGCCGGCGCATAAGCTGATTGCTGCGCTGCCTGCGATAAAGGCTGAGCTGGGCGCGGAGTCGGATCATTTTCAGCAGGTAGCAAGGGCGATTCTGACTACGGATTTAGTGGAGAAGACGGCGTTTGCGCGAGTGATGGTCGATGGCAGGGAAGTGCGCATTGCCGGTGTGGGCAAGGGCTCGGGGATGATTCATCCTCGGCTTGTGCCTCACGCGACGATGCTGATGTATCTGCTGACGGATGCGGAGATTGAGCCTGAGGTGTTGCAGACGATGTTGAATGCCGCGGTTGAGGTCAGCTTCAATCGCATCTCGGTCGATGGCGATACTTCGACGAATGACACGGTATTGCTGCTGGCTTCGGGGCAGAGTGGCGTGCGGATTGAGGCGGGCAATGCGGATTTCCAAGCAACGCTGACCCAGGTTGCTACTTCGCTGGCGCGGCAGGTGGTTGCGGATGGCGAGGGTGTGACCCATGTTGTCGAGCTGCGCATTCGTGGAGCGAAGAGCGATGCTGATGCCGTGGTTGTGGCCAAGAGCATTGCGCATTCGCCGCTGGTGAAGACGGCGTGGGCCGGGGCTGATCCTAACTGGGGCAGGCTGATGGCTGCGATTGGTTATTCAGGTGCGCAGATTGCGCCGGAACAGATCGATATATGGTTTGGCGAGTTGCGTATATGCCGTGATGGTGGGCGCGCGGCGGAGTACGATGAAGCCGCCGCGCATGCTTATCTGGAGCAGGCTGAGTTCTCAATCACCATTGATCTGCGACAGGGCACGGGTCAATGCGTATTTTGGACGACCGATCTTACGACGGGATACGTAAACATCAACACTGCTTACTCGACTTAGTTTGCGGAGTTGTCTGGGACGCGCGTCGGGATGCATGGCGGCTGAGAACTGGCGCATTGCTTTGCGCCCTGCCTGCGAGATGAGGAACATGCTGCGGGACGACCTGAGCAATCTGGGCGCGCTGGAAGAACCAGGCGCATTGATTGGACTGGACAAGCTGATTGGGCGTCCAGCGCTCTCGGGACGTGTGGTGTTGTCTGCCGTGCGTCCCGATGATGCGCCGGAGGATGCGTACATGGAGTACAGCGCTACTGCCCCCAGGATCAGAAACAGAGCGGTTTGAAATATCATTGCGCCGGTTGAGTCCAGAACCACGTCGGAGAACAGGCCGGTGCGGTTCGGCAGAAAGAAGTGCTGATGGATTTCATCGGCACTGGCGACTAGAAAAGTTGCGTAGATAGCGAGCCAATGACTGGCAAGGCCGCGCTTGAATTTGCTGGCGGTGTTGCGCAGGGTGAGCCAGAAACCGCGAAAGCATACGAGCGAGAGAATGCCGTATCCACTGAAGTGGCCTGCCTTGCGAATCTCATGATGGACGATGCTCCAGTTACGGGCAAAGGTCTCTCCGGTAAGAGCCTGCGAAATGGCGCGCAGTGGGCCGGATGTGTGGTCGGTGCCGAAGGTCGCTGTGGACTCGATGGCGAAGACGCATGCGCAGAGCATGACTGGGAGCCAGGCCTGAAAGAGTGTAGACCACCGTGTTTCTGTGGACTGGTAGGAATTTGAGAACATGATGGGAGCGGTGGACATGATGTTCGATTCTCCTGAGGATCAATCGATAGTTCGCAGCGTTATGAGCATCGATTGATCGAAATTAACGTTCTTCCCCCAGGAGTAAAGCAAGCAGCGGGCCAATCTGTAAGTCGTTGATATATTTACGATCTAATCTCTATTTAGATTTTCTATCTCAGGAATTATCCACATGGCAATGTAATTTTTACCGAAATGGAAGATATTGCAGGCGAGCGGCTTTTCTGATCTGTCGGGCACATTTCAGGAGGTCTGCGGCGCGCGGTTCTACAGCAAAAATCGGGCATTTACCGTATTACGGCATTGGTACCAGAATGCGAGTTGCCTATCCTGCCCCTGATCATGCAAATTGAGAGTGGGAGTTTTCGCGGAATTCTGCGGGACAGCGTGAACTCAACGGGCTGCGTATTGGGCCGTTTAGCAATCGAACTTTGGTCCGTCTGGAACACTGCAAAAGTTCATCGCTTCTACAATCAGAACAGTTGAGGTTAGGGAAACTATGGCTACCAAGGTGAAAGAGCCAGTCGAAACGCCTGCGGCGACGAATGGTTCTGCAAATGGATCGAGCTTGATCAGCAATGACAAGCTGCGACAGTTGTATGCGACGATGCTGAAGTGCCGCACTCTGGAAGAGCGTGCACGGGTTCTGTTCAAGCAGAGCAAGTTCACTGGTAACTACTATGCTGCGGTGGGTCAGGAAGCTGCGGCAGTAGGCATGGCTATCGATCTGCGCGTGGAAGATACGATCGGGCCTTCGCATCGTGACTTCATTACTGGATTTATCAAGGGCGCGCCGCTGGACAAGATGCTTTGCCATCTTTATGCGCGCGGTAACAGCCCGGACAAGGGACGTTCTTCGCCAGCGCACTTTGGATATCAGCCGCTGAATGTGATTACTCCTGCTTCGACGATTGCGGCGCAGTTGAACATTGCTACGGGCGTTGCGTTGGCGAACAAGATGAAGAAGAACGATAACATCGCCGTGGCTTTCTCGGGCGATGGTTCTACTTCGCTTGGCTTCTGGCATGAGGCGCTGAACTTTGCCGGTGTGCATGATCTGCCGATCGTGTTTGTCTGCCAGAACAATCTGTGGGCAGAGTCAGTGAATCTGCAGTTCCAGACGAAGGTGCCGGACATCAGCGTGAAGGCGCAGGCATACGGTTTCCCAGGCATCACGGTGGATGGCAACGATGTGGTTGCTGTTTATCGCGTGGCCCAGGAAGCGATTGCGCGGGCGCGGCGTGGACAGGGTCCGACGCTGATTGAGTGCAAGACGTATCGCTGGTATGGGCACTCGGAGATCGATCCTGCGAAGTATCGCGATCCGGAAGAGGTTGAGCGCTGGAAGGCGAAGGATCCGATTGCCAATATGGAGAAGTATCTGACGGGCAAGAAGCTCTTTACTCCGGAGTGGAAGCAGGAGATTGTCGACGGCTTCAACAAGGAGCTGGATGCGGCTATCGAGATTGCGGACAAGTCGGCGTTGCCTGAGGGCATTGAGGCGTTGGATCATGTGTTCTCGTTTGATATTCGGGATCGCGTGCTGAATCCGAAGACTTATACGCCGAGTTACTAAGCAGGATTATTCGGAAGGGTTATTTTTCCGAGTATTCCCTCTGGGGCTGAAGCCTAATTGCTTTTGTCGTATGGATGGCGCGGTTGAGGCCGCGCCCTTTCAAAGCGCGAAGGTAAACAGTGATAGTTAACGTCGAGATTGGATTGGAAGAACAATGGCACTTGTGACATATATCAGCGCTATTACGGAAGCGCTGCAGGAAGAGATGCGGCGCGATGAGCGCGTGTTCATTATCGGCGAGGATGTTGGCGTCGAGGGTGGCGTGTTCAAGGCTACCAAGGGTCTGTATGAAGAGTTTGGCGCGGATCGTGTGATTGATTCACCGCTGGCTGAGGGCGTTATTGTTTCGGCCTCTATTGGCGCGGCCCTGGCTGGTTTGAAGCCGGTGCCGGAGATTCAGTTCTCCGACTTCATTACGCCTGCGATGGATGCGTTGACACAGCAGGCTGCGAAGCTGCGTTATCGCTCGGGCGGTACGCAGACATGCCCGCTGACGTTGCGCGTTTGCTATGGCGGCGGTGTGGGCGGCGGACTCTATCACTCGCAGACCAACACGACCTGGTTTGCGCATGAGCCGGGCCTAATTGTGGTTGCTCCGGGCACGGTGGCGGACGCAAAGGGCATGCTGAAGGCGGCTATTCGTCAGGACGATCCAGTTATCTACTTCGAGCATAAGAAGCTTTATCGTTCGATCAAGGAAGATTTGCCTGATGGCGATGATTTCGTCACAGATTTGTTCAAGGCTGCGATTCGCCGGCCAGGTAAGGATCTGACGCTTGTGACTTATGGCTGGACGTTGCAGCTTTCGTTGCAGGCGGCGGAGAAGATTCATGCGGAGACAGGCGCGGAGATTGAGGTTGTCGATCTGCGTATTCTGAATCCTCTGGATAAGGACACTTTTCTTGAGTCGCTCGCGAAGACAGGCAAGATGCTGATCGTGCACGAAGATCACCGCACGCTGGGCATTGGCGCTGAGATCTCGGCGATTGCAGCGGAGCAGGCGTTTGATTGCCTCGATGCTCCGATTGTGCGCTTGACTGCTCCTGATGTGCCTGCGATTCCATTCTCGGCGCCGCTGGAGAAGTTTTATCTGCCTTCGGTGGATAAGATCGTTGAAGCTGCGACGAAGCTATTGAATTACTAGTTGTTTGATGTATCGTTTTGCTCAATGCCCTTCCGGTCTGGAAGGGCATTGTCGCATTGACCCTGCCGAGTGCGCTTCAGTACAGTTAGAGAATGAGTATCTTCTGTAGCAGGTCACACGCCTTCGCGATTTCTTCTATCGTGACTTCTCCTGTGGTTTCCAGCGTTTTGATAGCGGCTGGATTGGTTTTGTCACTGGGGGCTGTGCCGATGCTGGCTGAGGCTCCGGCGAGTGGGCAGATTCATGCGAGTGATTTGCGGGAGCCGGTTGCTCCCTGCAGGGCTTCGGTGATGGGCTCGCCATATATTAACGTGGATAGCTGGATGTATCCTGCGCTGCTGCGGCTTTATTCTCTGGGGTATCTGGACACTGCATTCCTGGGGCTGCGGCCGTGGACGCGGCTGAGCGTTATTCATATGCTGGAGGATACTTCGGCGAAGCTGGAAGATGCGCCTGAGTCGTCGGCTACCGATGAGGCGCGTGGTCTCTATGATGCTTTATGGCATGAGCTGAATGTCGATGCATCGGGGCCTTGTTTTCAGCGTCACGGACAGATTCGTCTTGAGTCGACTTACACTGTAGCTCGCGGTATCTCAGGGACTCCGCTGCATGATAGCTATCACCTGGGCGAGACGGTAATCAACGATTACGGTCGTCCGATTGAAGGTGGATTCAATAGTTATTCGGGCGGCAGCGGATATGCGACTGCTGGCCCGTTCACGCTTTATCTTCGTGGCGAGTTTCAATATGCGCCGTCGGGGCCTGGATACTCGCAGGCGCTGTTTGACAGCCTTTCGATGCGGGATGAGATTCCGGTTGCGACGAATCCTGTTCAGGCGACGATTCCTCTTGGGCCGATTGATACCAAGACCAATGCACGGCTGATGGAAGGTTATGTCTCTGCGCATCTAGTGGGACATGAAATTTCATTTGGAAAGAGCGATGCCTGGATGGGACCGGGGCAGGGTGGCGCGTTTGCTTATTCAAACAATGCTGAGAACATCTATTCGTTCCGCATCAATCGCGTAGAGCCGCTGTATGTCCCACTGCTTTCGCGGCTGACGGGGCCGTTCCGCTATGACTTCATGGTGGGGTCATTGAAGGGACATACGTTCTACAACGATCCGTGGATGCATGTGGAGAAGATCAGTTTCAAGCCGACGCCGGATTTGGAATTTGGCTTTGAGCGCAGCGTAATCTGGGGTGGCAAGGGACATGTGCCGATCACGATTCACTCATTCCTGAAGAGCTTCTTCAGCTTGCAGAATGTGACGGCGGCGGAGAAGCAATCGCGGAACGATCCGGGAGCGCGTTTCGGGGCGTTCGATATGACGTACCGTTTGCCGTATCTGCGCAACTGGCTTACGTTCTATACGGACTCCGATGCGCATGATGATGTTTCGCCGATCTCGGCGCCACGTCGTGCGGCGATTCGTCCAGGACTGTTTTTGTCGCATGTGCCGGGGCTTCCCAAGTTGGATCTTCGCGGTGAAGCGGGCATGACGGATCAGTCTACTTCGCGCAGCATGCAGGGTGCATTCACTTACTACGAGGGCGAGCAGCCGCAGGGCTACACCAATGCAGGCCAGATCATGGGCGACTGGATGGGGCGCGAGGCCAAGGGTGGCCAGGCGTGGGCTACGTGGCATCTGAGCGGTAATGAGTGGGTCCAGGTTAGCTGGCGCGGACAGAAGGCTGCGAAGGATTTCATCATCGGCGGTACGACGATCAATGATTTCAGCGGGCAGGTGGTAAAGCGATTTGCACGTGACCTGGAACTGAATGCCAACTTCAGCTATGAGGGTTATAAGGCTCCGGTTGGTGGATTGTATCTTCCAGGCAAGCAGACGGTGACTACGACTACATTTCAATTGACGTGGTATCCGGAGCGTAAGACCAGCTTCTAACTCTGTATCTTTGGCTGCAAGTATAGATAACTATTGGAAGCGCTTTTTGAAGTGTTATACCGGCAGGGGCATCGTATGGCGATGCCCCTGTTTTATTGGCCAACTAGCTCATGTGAATGCCTGCTGTGCGATAGATTTCGCGAATGTATTGCATGTCGCGCAGGCCTTCTTCGCCGGGGCTTTGTGGTGCGTGATTGTGCAGGATGCAATCTGAGAAGTGATCTGCTTCACGCTGAAACTGCATGGGATCTTTCTCTGTGTTGGGCTCGTCGAGCTTGACTGTCTTGCCGTCGGGGCCGGTGTATTGAGCTGTGAGCCGCAGATCTTCGTAGATGAACGCGGGATTGACTTCGAGCCAGCCTTTGGAGCCGTGGACGCGGAAGTATCCATCCATTGCGGCGCCATAAGTGGTGATGCAACTGGCGAGGATTCCTGATGGAAATTTCGTGATCCAGGAGATGGTTTCTTCTACATCTTTGAAGCGTGGATCGTTTGGATTTTTGTTGGCGTAGGCGGAGAAGCTCGATGGTTCTTCGCCGGTGAGATAGCGGGTGGCGTTGAGGCAGTAGATGCCTACATCGAAGAGCGGTCCGCCGCCTGCAAGGGCCTTGCTGAGCCGCCACTCGGAAGGGCCGCAGTTGAAACCAAACGCGCTTTGAATGGCCTGCACTTCGCCGATCGCACCTTCGCGGATGAGCTTGACCGCGCGCAGATTGGTGGGTTCATAGTGGCAACGATAAGCGATCATGAGCTTGACGTTGGCTGCCTTGCAGGCTGCGATCATGGACTCCGCTTCGGGCACGGTGACGGCCATCGGCTTTTCGCAAAGTACGTTTTTACCGGCTTTGGCGCAGCGAATCGTGTACTCGGCATGCATGCTATTGGGCAGAGCGACATAGACGGCATCGACTGCCTTGTTATCGCGGATGGCATCCATGTTTTCGTAGTTATAGATGGATGATTTAGGCACGCCGTATTTTTCCGCATACTGCGCAGCTTTCTCGGGATGGCCGCTGACGAGGGCGGTGACTT
Coding sequences within:
- a CDS encoding Gfo/Idh/MocA family protein, whose amino-acid sequence is MTLSRRDFTRLGALGLAAQLAPQLAPQLQAQTASPASDRKIGYAIIGIGRIADHFIRGIQGSPNSKVTALVSGHPEKAAQYAEKYGVPKSSIYNYENMDAIRDNKAVDAVYVALPNSMHAEYTIRCAKAGKNVLCEKPMAVTVPEAESMIAACKAANVKLMIAYRCHYEPTNLRAVKLIREGAIGEVQAIQSAFGFNCGPSEWRLSKALAGGGPLFDVGIYCLNATRYLTGEEPSSFSAYANKNPNDPRFKDVEETISWITKFPSGILASCITTYGAAMDGYFRVHGSKGWLEVNPAFIYEDLRLTAQYTGPDGKTVKLDEPNTEKDPMQFQREADHFSDCILHNHAPQSPGEEGLRDMQYIREIYRTAGIHMS
- a CDS encoding alpha-ketoacid dehydrogenase subunit beta → MALVTYISAITEALQEEMRRDERVFIIGEDVGVEGGVFKATKGLYEEFGADRVIDSPLAEGVIVSASIGAALAGLKPVPEIQFSDFITPAMDALTQQAAKLRYRSGGTQTCPLTLRVCYGGGVGGGLYHSQTNTTWFAHEPGLIVVAPGTVADAKGMLKAAIRQDDPVIYFEHKKLYRSIKEDLPDGDDFVTDLFKAAIRRPGKDLTLVTYGWTLQLSLQAAEKIHAETGAEIEVVDLRILNPLDKDTFLESLAKTGKMLIVHEDHRTLGIGAEISAIAAEQAFDCLDAPIVRLTAPDVPAIPFSAPLEKFYLPSVDKIVEAATKLLNY
- a CDS encoding capsule assembly Wzi family protein; this encodes MSIFCSRSHAFAISSIVTSPVVSSVLIAAGLVLSLGAVPMLAEAPASGQIHASDLREPVAPCRASVMGSPYINVDSWMYPALLRLYSLGYLDTAFLGLRPWTRLSVIHMLEDTSAKLEDAPESSATDEARGLYDALWHELNVDASGPCFQRHGQIRLESTYTVARGISGTPLHDSYHLGETVINDYGRPIEGGFNSYSGGSGYATAGPFTLYLRGEFQYAPSGPGYSQALFDSLSMRDEIPVATNPVQATIPLGPIDTKTNARLMEGYVSAHLVGHEISFGKSDAWMGPGQGGAFAYSNNAENIYSFRINRVEPLYVPLLSRLTGPFRYDFMVGSLKGHTFYNDPWMHVEKISFKPTPDLEFGFERSVIWGGKGHVPITIHSFLKSFFSLQNVTAAEKQSRNDPGARFGAFDMTYRLPYLRNWLTFYTDSDAHDDVSPISAPRRAAIRPGLFLSHVPGLPKLDLRGEAGMTDQSTSRSMQGAFTYYEGEQPQGYTNAGQIMGDWMGREAKGGQAWATWHLSGNEWVQVSWRGQKAAKDFIIGGTTINDFSGQVVKRFARDLELNANFSYEGYKAPVGGLYLPGKQTVTTTTFQLTWYPERKTSF